From one Rhodamnia argentea isolate NSW1041297 chromosome 1, ASM2092103v1, whole genome shotgun sequence genomic stretch:
- the LOC115727440 gene encoding uncharacterized protein LOC115727440: MSICISHSNPLLSSQPTQEVSLCSQSTIPQRLLLCSFLFGCCRGSSLCLCCLRPPPSAVSDLMSRRGLGKKLLPAKKAWKAITDNLRSRLNKLKNSRFIEEASHRLLSSRFTQYLLSLTFRGRRCLARTSPYRARHHLHRNYRHYKYQCHDTYEKNFAPIFIDVLFDEPLSASSSKTTACAKGETSRPSTEVEGGRERECDMDERWRAIVAMSPQLRLDERAEEFISKFKEDMKLQRERSDSEFQERLKRSA, from the coding sequence ATGTCCATCTGCATTTCTCATTCAAACCCCCTTCTCTCTTCCCAACCCACGCAAGAAGTTAGTCTTTGCTCTCAAAGTACAATTCCACAGCGTTTGTTATTGTGCTCTTTCTTGTTTGGTTGTTGCCGTGGATCATCGCTTTGTCTTTGTTGCCTTCGGCCGCCGCCATCGGCTGTATCGGATTTAATGTCACGTCGTGGTTTGGGGAAGAAGCTTCTTCCTGCCAAGAAGGCGTGGAAGGCGATCACCGACAATCTCCGCTCGAGGCTGAACAAGCTCAAGAACTCCAGGTTCATCGAAGAAGCCTCGCACCGCTTGCTCTCCTCGCGATTCACGCAGTATCTCCTCTCCTTGACCTTCAGAGGGCGTCGCTGTCTTGCCAGGACTAGTCCTTACAGGGCTCGCCATCATCTTCATCGCAATTACCGCCACTACAAGTATCAGTGTCACGATACTTATGAGAAGAACTTCGCGCCTATATTCATAGATGTGCTCTTCGACGAGCCCTTGTCTGCAAGCTCCTCCAAGACTACCGCATGTGCGAAAGGAGAAACCAGCAGGCCAAGCACTGAGGTTGAAggaggaagggagagagagtgcgACATGGACGAACGGTGGAGGGCCATCGTCGCTATGTCGCCGCAGCTGCGCTTGGACGAGAGAGCGGAGGAGTTCATCTCCAAGTTCAAGGAGGACATGAAACTCCAGAGGGAAAGGTCTGATTCTGAATTCCAGGAGAGGTTGAAACGCAGCGCATAG